Proteins encoded together in one Orbaceae bacterium lpD01 window:
- a CDS encoding zinc ribbon domain-containing protein YjdM, translating into MTDTIPSCPKCHSEHTYHDSTFYVCPECAHEWDPNVEAAHSDTLVVKDSNGNLLVDGDDVILTKDLKLKGSSTVLKKGAKAKGIRLVEGDHEIDCKVDGIKIMLKACFVKKA; encoded by the coding sequence ATGACCGATACTATACCCAGCTGCCCTAAATGTCATAGCGAACATACTTATCACGATAGCACATTTTATGTCTGTCCGGAATGTGCCCATGAATGGGATCCGAATGTGGAAGCGGCACACAGTGATACCTTAGTCGTCAAAGATAGCAATGGTAATTTATTGGTTGATGGCGATGATGTGATTTTAACCAAAGATCTTAAACTGAAAGGCTCTTCAACCGTATTAAAGAAAGGGGCTAAAGCAAAAGGTATCCGTTTAGTGGAAGGCGATCATGAAATTGACTGTAAAGTTGATGGCATCAAGATCATGCTTAAGGCCTGTTTTGTGAAAAAAGCTTAG
- a CDS encoding DUF1289 domain-containing protein, whose translation MQPNQIEFFDIPSPCRRVCESDKQGYCLACQRSREERFNWLSYNDEQKREILRLCRQRELRKKYLYLQQQKAMLAQLVEHSDDDQLGLF comes from the coding sequence ATGCAACCCAATCAAATTGAGTTTTTTGATATTCCGAGTCCATGCCGCCGCGTTTGTGAAAGCGATAAGCAGGGTTATTGTCTGGCTTGTCAACGTTCTCGAGAAGAACGATTTAACTGGTTAAGTTATAATGATGAGCAAAAAAGAGAGATATTAAGACTCTGCCGGCAGCGCGAATTACGCAAAAAATATCTTTATCTACAACAGCAAAAGGCGATGTTAGCGCAACTTGTTGAACATAGTGATGACGATCAGTTAGGTCTGTTTTAA
- a CDS encoding peroxiredoxin C has product MMVLVTRQAPDFTAAAVLGNGEIVDNFNLAQFIKGQPAVIFFWPMDFTFVCPSEIIAFDHRFKEFESRGVKVIGVSIDSEFVHNAWRNTPVEKGGIGQVQFPIVADIRHAIAQAYGIEHPEAGVALRASFLIDKNGVVRHQIVNDLPIGRNVDEMIRTVDALQFHEQHGEVCPAQWEKGKEGMQGSPDGVAKYLSKNASAL; this is encoded by the coding sequence ATTATGGTATTAGTAACTCGTCAAGCTCCAGACTTTACCGCCGCTGCTGTATTAGGTAACGGTGAAATTGTTGATAACTTCAATTTAGCCCAGTTCATTAAAGGTCAACCAGCTGTGATATTTTTCTGGCCAATGGACTTTACCTTTGTTTGTCCTTCAGAAATCATTGCTTTTGATCACCGTTTTAAAGAGTTTGAAAGCCGTGGCGTTAAAGTGATCGGTGTTTCAATTGACTCTGAGTTTGTTCACAATGCATGGCGTAATACACCAGTCGAAAAAGGCGGTATTGGCCAGGTACAATTCCCTATCGTTGCTGACATCCGTCATGCGATTGCCCAAGCATACGGAATTGAACATCCAGAAGCTGGCGTTGCTTTACGTGCTTCATTCTTAATTGACAAAAATGGCGTAGTTCGTCACCAAATCGTCAACGATTTACCAATCGGTCGTAACGTTGATGAGATGATTCGTACGGTTGACGCACTGCAATTCCATGAGCAACACGGTGAAGTATGCCCAGCGCAGTGGGAAAAAGGTAAAGAAGGTATGCAAGGCTCTCCAGATGGCGTGGCTAAATACCTCTCTAAAAATGCTTCAGCACTCTAA
- a CDS encoding N-acetyltransferase family protein produces the protein MLSYHTAQLSDLPFIIDVYNSTVASRMVTADTQPVTVESRLGWFAQHHPQTRPLWLLKWHDKACGWVSLSSFYGRPAFNKTAEISLYLHTDFRGQKLGIPILEYVESVCPALGIETIMSFIFGHNHPSIKLFKQAGYAQWGFLPTIAELDETKRDLVILGKKIVANLA, from the coding sequence ATGCTAAGTTATCATACTGCCCAGTTAAGTGATTTACCGTTTATCATCGACGTTTATAATTCAACAGTCGCCAGCCGAATGGTGACCGCAGATACGCAGCCTGTCACGGTTGAGAGTCGATTGGGTTGGTTTGCACAGCATCATCCGCAAACACGACCACTCTGGTTACTAAAATGGCATGATAAAGCCTGTGGTTGGGTCAGTCTCTCCTCTTTTTATGGTCGCCCTGCTTTTAATAAAACCGCTGAAATTAGTCTTTATCTGCATACCGATTTCCGCGGCCAAAAGTTAGGTATACCAATTCTAGAATATGTCGAGTCCGTTTGTCCGGCATTAGGGATAGAGACTATCATGAGTTTTATTTTTGGCCATAATCACCCTAGCATCAAGTTATTTAAGCAAGCAGGCTATGCGCAGTGGGGATTTTTACCGACGATTGCCGAGTTAGATGAGACGAAACGTGATTTAGTTATTTTAGGCAAAAAAATAGTCGCTAATCTGGCCTAG
- a CDS encoding DUF4080 domain-containing protein: MNIILTTINARYAHTSLGLRYLYANLQEHQAYTTICEYTLEQRPIDIVEQLLAQKPTVIGLGVYIWNIQQSTEVVSLLKAIRPDLIIILGGPEVSHEQHLNPIVQTADYVITGWGEASLPTLLSAIKQGQIPTEKIINGIRLPLSDIAFPYDYYTDTDLKQRILYVEASRGCPFKCEFCLSSIDDGAKMFNIADFMLELEKLYQRGARAFKFVDRTFNLKIEHSKKILVFFLNKLKLFPEEPIFAHFEVIPDFLPDELKTLIKQFPPGALQLEIGIQTLNTEVQKNISRRTHLGRAKQNIMWLSTQTGAHLHVDLIAALPGEDLTSFAKGFNELWTWHPQEIQLGILKRLKGTPIGRHIAEYQYVYDNNPPFSVLQNRDISFSDMQKLTRLTRFWDLIVNSGRFPHAVPLLLRDKPFENMWAFSEWLFGTIKQTHQIALTKLTEYLFNWLMQQPISAIDVLQAVSADFGQMGIQGWPHYLGPAPADWRVKINQTKHSQGITRQKRHITE, from the coding sequence ATGAATATTATTCTGACCACCATTAATGCGCGCTATGCCCATACCTCGTTGGGACTTCGCTACTTGTATGCTAATTTACAAGAACATCAGGCTTATACGACGATTTGTGAATACACTTTAGAACAGCGGCCTATCGATATCGTCGAGCAGTTACTGGCGCAAAAGCCAACGGTGATTGGGTTGGGTGTGTATATTTGGAATATTCAGCAGAGTACTGAGGTGGTCAGTTTACTCAAAGCTATTCGACCTGATCTGATCATTATTCTGGGTGGACCTGAAGTCAGTCATGAACAGCACTTAAATCCGATTGTGCAAACAGCTGATTATGTGATTACCGGTTGGGGAGAAGCGAGTCTACCCACCCTGCTCAGCGCAATAAAACAAGGTCAAATACCGACAGAGAAGATTATCAACGGTATTAGACTACCACTAAGCGATATTGCTTTTCCTTATGATTACTATACCGATACGGATTTAAAGCAGCGGATTTTATATGTTGAAGCGTCGCGTGGTTGTCCTTTCAAATGTGAATTCTGTCTATCCAGTATAGATGACGGCGCGAAGATGTTCAATATTGCCGATTTTATGCTTGAACTAGAGAAACTTTACCAGCGAGGTGCGCGTGCCTTTAAATTTGTCGATCGCACTTTTAATCTCAAAATTGAGCACAGCAAAAAGATTTTGGTGTTTTTCCTTAATAAGTTGAAACTGTTTCCAGAAGAGCCAATTTTTGCCCATTTTGAGGTCATCCCGGACTTTCTGCCTGATGAGTTAAAAACCCTGATAAAACAGTTTCCACCAGGTGCTTTACAACTTGAGATTGGTATTCAAACGCTCAATACTGAGGTACAAAAAAATATCTCGCGTCGCACTCATCTGGGACGTGCGAAACAAAATATTATGTGGTTATCAACCCAGACTGGTGCCCATCTACATGTTGATCTGATTGCGGCTCTACCTGGTGAGGATTTAACCAGTTTCGCCAAAGGATTCAATGAGCTTTGGACATGGCATCCGCAAGAGATCCAGCTGGGTATATTAAAGCGTTTAAAAGGCACTCCAATCGGTAGACATATCGCAGAATATCAATATGTCTATGATAACAATCCGCCGTTTAGTGTGTTACAAAATCGCGATATTAGCTTTAGTGATATGCAAAAGCTGACACGATTAACCCGTTTTTGGGATCTGATTGTCAACTCGGGCCGTTTCCCCCATGCTGTTCCGTTGTTATTAAGAGATAAGCCATTTGAAAATATGTGGGCATTTAGCGAATGGCTATTTGGTACGATTAAACAGACACATCAAATTGCACTCACCAAATTGACTGAATATCTGTTTAACTGGTTGATGCAGCAGCCTATCTCGGCCATTGATGTGTTACAAGCTGTCAGCGCTGACTTTGGCCAAATGGGTATTCAGGGCTGGCCTCACTATCTAGGACCGGCACCAGCTGATTGGCGAGTAAAAATAAATCAAACTAAGCATAGTCAGGGAATAACGAGACAAAAAAGACACATAACCGAATAA
- a CDS encoding NAD(P)H-dependent oxidoreductase yields the protein MKPTIIFTHPWPDSYNQAILDALVAQYQERSIEYQLIDLHQDNFNPVLSCHDLSLYAAGQSSDPLVIRYQGYLRQTRELIIIGPIWWYELPAIFKGFLDKVLLAAFAFVDGDKGIIGQLSHIEKTTIITTSGSDTAVIGNYIQDVLIDRTLAILGLKQIMHVNLGNIDKISQAERQAFIEEVKQHLS from the coding sequence ATGAAACCGACCATCATTTTCACTCATCCATGGCCTGATAGTTATAATCAAGCGATTCTTGATGCGCTGGTGGCGCAGTATCAGGAACGTAGCATTGAGTATCAATTGATTGATCTTCATCAGGATAACTTTAATCCAGTGTTAAGTTGCCATGATTTATCGTTATATGCAGCTGGTCAGTCATCAGATCCGCTGGTTATAAGATATCAGGGCTATTTACGCCAAACCCGTGAACTGATCATCATCGGTCCGATTTGGTGGTATGAGTTGCCCGCCATTTTTAAAGGTTTCTTAGATAAAGTGTTATTGGCGGCATTTGCTTTTGTCGATGGTGATAAGGGGATTATCGGTCAGTTATCCCATATTGAAAAAACCACTATTATTACCACTTCTGGCTCAGATACTGCCGTCATCGGCAACTATATTCAGGATGTTTTGATAGACCGAACCTTGGCAATCCTCGGTTTAAAACAGATTATGCATGTTAACTTAGGCAATATTGATAAAATTAGCCAAGCTGAACGGCAAGCGTTTATCGAAGAGGTAAAACAACATTTGTCGTAG
- a CDS encoding zinc ribbon domain-containing protein yields the protein MKMCIACGMPMTAIADYPLCDISKNYCKHCAHADGSMHTFDERLAILADFMVNKQGIDSEIAKQTAYILLKKLPAWKRKI from the coding sequence ATGAAAATGTGCATTGCGTGTGGTATGCCGATGACGGCGATTGCCGACTATCCACTGTGTGATATATCCAAAAACTACTGTAAACATTGTGCGCATGCTGATGGTTCGATGCATACTTTCGATGAGCGTTTGGCCATACTGGCCGATTTTATGGTGAATAAGCAAGGCATTGATAGTGAGATAGCAAAACAGACGGCTTATATTTTATTGAAAAAATTGCCGGCCTGGAAACGGAAAATATAG
- a CDS encoding MATE family efflux transporter, translating into MMKNSYWKEVKIIMALAIPVMIAQASQSGIMFVDTIMAGHYSATALSGVALGSSIFWPAVLFAQGLLSVLTPIIAHLNGRAQRDQVADHTRQGLLLAVILSALIMFILYHGDKIILFSNQGKSVNTEMLNVAVDFLRAVMWGVPGFLFYLVYRNQCEGLSNTKPAMVAVFTALVVNIPINYVLIYGKLGLPEFGGKGCGIAAAVVFWLLFFILRGYTLMARNQRDIRQTPMKQLFNQEIMKRIIVLGLPLALALFFEISLFAIIAILIAPLGQNAVAGNQIIFTISSMTFTIPLALSVATSIRVGFLLGEQKVAQAKQAAYISLVISLCLAIIVALFLLTFKHYIIGLFTQDILVIEICLQLIILLAIYQCSDYVQITANSVLRGYKDTKSIFIVTFIAYWVIGLPAGYILGLTNLVVPAMGPAGFWIGIIIGLTMSAILLLSRMHWLQNQPIANILKKADR; encoded by the coding sequence ATGATGAAAAATAGTTATTGGAAAGAAGTAAAAATTATCATGGCCTTGGCGATTCCGGTCATGATAGCGCAAGCCTCACAATCGGGGATTATGTTTGTCGATACCATTATGGCGGGCCATTATAGTGCCACCGCTCTCTCTGGTGTCGCACTCGGTTCCTCGATCTTTTGGCCGGCGGTGTTATTTGCTCAAGGTCTGTTATCGGTGCTTACGCCGATTATTGCCCATCTCAATGGACGGGCACAGCGTGATCAGGTTGCCGATCATACCCGTCAGGGTCTGCTACTGGCGGTGATTTTATCTGCGCTAATCATGTTCATCCTTTATCATGGCGATAAGATTATTTTATTTAGTAATCAGGGTAAAAGCGTCAATACTGAGATGCTGAATGTGGCTGTCGATTTTTTACGTGCAGTGATGTGGGGTGTACCCGGATTTTTATTTTATCTGGTTTATCGCAATCAATGTGAAGGTTTATCCAATACCAAACCCGCTATGGTCGCCGTGTTTACCGCTTTAGTAGTTAACATTCCGATCAATTATGTCTTAATTTATGGGAAATTGGGGCTACCTGAGTTTGGCGGTAAAGGTTGTGGTATCGCAGCCGCTGTAGTCTTTTGGTTACTGTTTTTCATCTTACGTGGCTATACCCTGATGGCGCGTAATCAACGCGATATTCGTCAAACCCCGATGAAGCAACTGTTTAATCAAGAGATAATGAAACGGATCATTGTTTTGGGTCTGCCGCTGGCTTTAGCCCTATTTTTTGAAATCAGTCTGTTTGCGATTATCGCGATCTTGATTGCGCCACTTGGCCAAAATGCGGTCGCCGGTAATCAGATCATTTTTACAATTAGCAGTATGACATTTACGATCCCACTCGCCCTGTCAGTAGCAACCAGTATTCGGGTCGGCTTTTTGCTTGGCGAACAAAAAGTGGCACAAGCGAAACAAGCGGCCTATATCAGTTTGGTCATCTCTCTCTGTTTAGCGATTATCGTGGCGCTATTTTTATTGACCTTTAAACACTATATTATTGGCCTGTTTACCCAAGATATCCTGGTGATTGAGATCTGTCTACAATTAATCATTTTACTGGCTATCTATCAGTGTTCTGATTACGTACAGATTACGGCTAACAGCGTCTTAAGAGGCTATAAAGATACCAAGAGCATCTTTATTGTCACTTTTATTGCTTATTGGGTGATTGGTCTACCGGCCGGCTATATTCTAGGTTTAACCAATCTGGTGGTGCCAGCTATGGGTCCGGCGGGTTTCTGGATAGGGATTATCATTGGCTTAACCATGTCAGCGATTTTATTACTCTCCCGCATGCACTGGCTACAAAACCAACCGATAGCCAATATCTTGAAAAAGGCTGATCGCTAA
- the rimO gene encoding 30S ribosomal protein S12 methylthiotransferase RimO — protein MNKLSPTIGFVSLGCPKNLVDSERILTELRTQGYRIIPSYENADLVIVNTCGFIDSAVQESLEAIGEALNENGKVIVTGCLGAKEDQIRTVHPKVLEISGPHSYEQVLAHVNKYVPKPEYSPLTSLIPDQGVKLTPKHYAYLKISEGCDHRCTFCIIPALRGDMESRPVGSILDEAKRLVDSGVKELLVIAQDTSAYGADIKHRTGFWNGMPVRSDITQLCTQLANLGIWVRLHYVYPYPQVDDLIPLMAEGKILPYLDIPLQHASPKILKSMKRPGTIERTLERIKQWREICPEITLRSTFIVGYPGETEEDFQMLLDFLTEARLDRVGAFTYSAIEGAAANNLPDQVPEEVKQARYERFMLLQQQISAQKLQEKIGKTLTVMIDEIDEEGAIGRSMADAPEIDGVVYLNEEKRFRPGDIVQVNIEHADEYDLWGSVKQ, from the coding sequence ATGAATAAGTTATCTCCAACTATTGGTTTTGTCAGCTTAGGCTGTCCTAAAAATTTAGTCGATTCAGAGCGCATTCTGACTGAGCTGCGTACACAAGGCTACCGAATCATCCCTAGTTATGAAAACGCCGATCTGGTCATCGTCAATACCTGTGGTTTTATTGATAGTGCCGTGCAAGAGTCGCTCGAAGCGATTGGCGAAGCGCTCAATGAAAACGGTAAAGTGATCGTCACCGGCTGCCTTGGCGCAAAAGAAGATCAAATCCGTACGGTGCATCCCAAAGTTCTGGAGATCTCAGGCCCACACAGTTATGAACAGGTACTGGCACACGTCAATAAATATGTGCCGAAACCGGAGTATAGCCCACTCACTAGCCTGATTCCTGATCAAGGGGTTAAGTTAACCCCAAAACATTACGCCTACTTGAAGATATCCGAAGGCTGTGATCACCGTTGTACCTTCTGTATTATTCCCGCTTTACGCGGCGATATGGAGAGCCGTCCGGTGGGTAGCATCCTTGATGAAGCCAAAAGACTGGTAGATAGCGGCGTGAAAGAGCTCTTAGTCATTGCCCAAGATACCTCTGCTTATGGCGCCGATATTAAACATCGCACCGGATTTTGGAATGGCATGCCAGTGAGAAGTGATATTACCCAGCTATGTACGCAACTGGCCAATTTAGGTATCTGGGTTCGTCTGCACTACGTTTATCCTTATCCCCAAGTCGATGATCTGATCCCACTAATGGCGGAAGGTAAAATACTGCCTTATTTAGATATTCCACTACAGCATGCCAGTCCAAAGATACTCAAATCGATGAAACGGCCAGGCACCATTGAGCGAACCCTGGAAAGAATTAAACAGTGGCGTGAAATTTGTCCGGAAATCACCTTACGTTCGACATTTATTGTCGGTTATCCCGGTGAGACGGAAGAGGATTTTCAGATGCTGCTTGATTTCTTAACCGAGGCACGTTTAGATCGTGTCGGTGCATTTACTTACAGCGCTATTGAAGGTGCCGCCGCTAATAACTTACCGGATCAGGTGCCAGAAGAGGTAAAACAGGCGCGCTATGAACGATTTATGTTGTTACAACAACAGATCTCAGCACAAAAATTACAAGAGAAAATAGGTAAAACCCTCACCGTTATGATCGATGAGATCGATGAAGAAGGCGCGATTGGCCGCAGTATGGCTGATGCACCGGAAATTGATGGTGTGGTTTATTTAAATGAAGAGAAACGTTTCCGACCCGGTGATATCGTGCAAGTTAATATTGAACATGCCGATGAGTATGATCTGTGGGGCAGCGTTAAACAGTAG
- the srmB gene encoding ATP-dependent RNA helicase SrmB: protein MTTVTDFRAFDLDEALMKVIQEKEFKVPTDIQIQTIPAALDARDIMGSSPTGTGKTLAFLIPAIQHLLDFPRRKPGPPRILILAPTRELAMQIADQAKQMTKYTDLSVATITGGVAYMNHVEVFSKNQDIVIATTGRLLQYIKEENFDCRAVEMLILDEADRMLDMGFAQDVETISAETRWRKQTLLFSATLEGHDVYDFAKRILNDPIEINADPSRRERKKIQQFYYRADNIEHKTALLINLLQQEACQKVVVFVRKRERVHELVTALHQAGIRSSYLEGEMVQVKRNEAIKRLQNGTVSVLVATDVAARGIDIDDISHVINFDLPRTADVYLHRIGRTARAGKKGTAIALVEAHDYDLLKKIERYVHEPIKMRVIEALKPKSKTPAESKKKKLSQKAKIKKQDKKEEKKKIKERHRDTKNIGKRRKPTKQESIQPI from the coding sequence ATGACAACAGTAACCGATTTTCGCGCATTTGATCTTGATGAAGCTTTAATGAAAGTGATTCAGGAAAAAGAGTTTAAAGTACCCACAGATATCCAAATACAGACCATACCCGCGGCACTTGATGCCCGTGATATTATGGGGAGTTCACCAACAGGAACAGGTAAAACCTTAGCCTTCTTAATTCCTGCTATTCAGCATTTACTCGATTTTCCGCGCAGAAAACCGGGGCCACCTAGAATTCTTATTTTAGCACCGACGCGTGAACTAGCCATGCAGATTGCCGATCAAGCCAAACAGATGACGAAGTATACCGATCTAAGTGTCGCGACCATCACCGGTGGTGTAGCGTATATGAACCACGTTGAAGTGTTTAGTAAAAATCAAGATATCGTTATCGCGACAACCGGTCGATTGCTGCAATACATCAAAGAGGAGAACTTTGACTGTCGTGCCGTCGAGATGCTGATTCTAGATGAAGCCGATCGTATGTTAGATATGGGCTTTGCGCAGGATGTTGAAACGATCTCCGCTGAAACGCGCTGGCGTAAACAGACCCTGCTCTTCTCGGCGACGTTGGAAGGCCATGACGTGTATGATTTTGCTAAACGTATCTTAAACGATCCGATTGAAATCAATGCCGATCCATCACGACGTGAACGTAAAAAGATTCAGCAATTTTACTATCGTGCCGATAATATTGAACATAAAACCGCCCTGTTGATTAACCTATTGCAACAAGAGGCTTGTCAAAAAGTGGTTGTATTTGTACGTAAACGTGAACGTGTGCACGAATTAGTCACGGCGTTACATCAAGCAGGCATTCGCTCTAGTTATCTGGAAGGCGAAATGGTGCAAGTCAAACGTAATGAAGCCATCAAACGTTTACAAAATGGTACCGTGTCTGTCCTTGTGGCGACCGATGTCGCGGCACGTGGTATCGATATTGATGATATTTCACATGTGATTAACTTCGATTTACCGCGGACTGCGGATGTCTATTTACACCGTATTGGACGTACCGCCCGAGCCGGTAAAAAAGGTACCGCCATTGCACTAGTTGAAGCGCATGATTATGATTTACTGAAGAAGATTGAGCGCTACGTTCATGAACCGATTAAGATGCGCGTCATCGAAGCGTTAAAACCCAAAAGTAAAACCCCAGCGGAATCGAAAAAGAAAAAATTATCGCAAAAAGCCAAGATAAAAAAACAGGATAAAAAAGAAGAGAAGAAAAAGATAAAAGAGCGTCATCGCGATACTAAAAACATTGGTAAACGTAGAAAACCAACAAAACAAGAATCAATTCAGCCTATTTAA